In the genome of Oncorhynchus clarkii lewisi isolate Uvic-CL-2024 chromosome 4, UVic_Ocla_1.0, whole genome shotgun sequence, one region contains:
- the LOC139406854 gene encoding protein spinster homolog 1-like isoform X1, translating into MSLADPTSDTTPFFSDDSEAEGSEEPGAGPSQYREVEEPASGVSSMRSVFTVIVLCFINLLNYMDRFTVAGVLPDIEQYFGINDGKSGLLQTVFICSYMVLAPVFGYLGDRYNRKVIMSVGIGFWSVVTLASSYMPREYFWLLLLTRGLVGVGEASYSTIAPTIIADLYVKERRTQMLSVFYFAIPVGSGLGYIVGSKVDDMAGDWHWALRVTPALGLVAVVLLLFVVKEPKRGAIEARPEHTLQRTSWLGDMKALCRNPSFVLSTFGFTAVAFVTGSLALWAPAFLFRAAVFTGERPPCIKGPCDTSDSLYFGIITVVSGILGVASGAEVSRRLRLRTPKADPLVCALGLLLSAPFLYLAIVFAQASPTATYVFIFLGETFLSMNWAIVADILLYVVVPTRRATAEAFQIVLSHLLGDAGSPYLIGLVSDSLKQTDSYLWQFRSLQRSLLTCTFVAVGGGAFFLATALFIEKDRQRAANYTPSDDEPIVVPKSGRSTRVPVSSVLI; encoded by the exons ATGTCTCTAGCTGACCCCACCTCTGACACCACGCCCTTCTTCTCTGATGACAGCGAGGCGGAAGGCTCAGAAGAGCCTGGTGCGGGGCCCAGCCAGTACCGGGAAGTGGAAGAGCCAGCCAGCGGCGTGTCCAGCATGAGATCGGTGTTCACTGTTATCGTCCTGTGTTTCATCAACCTGCTCAACTACATGGACAGGTTCACCGTGGCTG GTGTTCTGCCCGACATTGAGCAGTACTTTGGGATCAATGATGGGAAGTCGGGGCTGCTACAAACAGTCTTCATCTGCAGCTACATGGTCCTGGCTCCTGTCTTTGGTTACCTGGGTGACCGGTACAACAGGAAGGTGATCATGAGTGTGGGCATCGGCTTCTGGTCCGTGGTGACGCTTGCCAGCTCCTACATGCCCAGAGAA TATTTCTGGCTCCTGTTGTTGACGCGTGGCCTCGTGGGGGTTGGGGAGGCCAGTTATTCCACTATCGCCCCAACCATCATCgctgacctgtacgtcaaggagAGGAGGACGCAGATGCTCTCTGTCTTCTATTTCGCCATTCCAGTGGGCAG TGGTCTGGGCTACATCGTGGGGTCAAAGGTTGATGACATGGCAGGGGACTGGCATTGGGCCCTGCGG GTGACTCCTGCGTTAGGACTGGTAGCGGTGGTGTTGCTTCTGTTTGTGGTGAAAGAGCCGAAGAGGGGTGCTATCGAGGCCCGACCGGAGCACACCCTCCAAAGGACCAGCTGGCTGGGTGACATGAAGGCCCTTTGCAGAAA cCCCAGCTTTGTGTTGTCTACGTTTGGCTTCACAGCAGTGGCCTTTGTGACTGGCTCCTTGGCACTCTGGGCCCCGGCCTTCCTCTTCAGAGCTGCTGTCTTCACCGGAGAAAGGCCCCCCTGCATTAAGGGGCCCTGCGACACCTCCGACAG CCTGTACTTTGGCATCATCACAGTTGTGTCGGGGATCCTGGGTGTGGCCAGTGGTGCAGAGGTCAGTAGGAGGCTGAGGTTGAGGACCCCAAAGGCTGACCCCCTGGTGTGTGCTCTAGGACTCCTGCTCTCAGCGCCCTTCCTCTACCTCGCCATCGTCTTCGCTCAGGCCAGCCCCACTGCCACCTAC GTGTTTATCTTCCTGGGCGAGACCTTCCTGTCTATGAACTGGGCCATCGTAGCGGACATCCTGCTA TACGTGGTGGTCCCCACGCGTCGCGCCACAGCTGAGGCCTTCCAGATCGTTCTCTCTCACCTGCTAGGAGATGCTGGGAGTCCTTATCTCATAGGCCTG GTGTCAGACTCTCTGAAGCAGACTGACTCGTACCTGTGGCAGTTCCGCTCCCTGCAGCGCTCCCTCCTCACGTGCACTTTTGTGGCAGTGGGGGGCGGGGCTTTCTTCCTGGCCACCGCCCTCTTCATCGAGAAGGACCGTCAACGTGCTGCAAACTACACACCCTCAG ATGATGAACCAATTGTTGTACCGAAGAGCGGCAGGTCCACGAGGGTGCCAGTGTCCAGCGTTTTGATTTGA
- the LOC139406854 gene encoding protein spinster homolog 1-like isoform X2, whose product MVLAPVFGYLGDRYNRKVIMSVGIGFWSVVTLASSYMPREYFWLLLLTRGLVGVGEASYSTIAPTIIADLYVKERRTQMLSVFYFAIPVGSGLGYIVGSKVDDMAGDWHWALRVTPALGLVAVVLLLFVVKEPKRGAIEARPEHTLQRTSWLGDMKALCRNPSFVLSTFGFTAVAFVTGSLALWAPAFLFRAAVFTGERPPCIKGPCDTSDSLYFGIITVVSGILGVASGAEVSRRLRLRTPKADPLVCALGLLLSAPFLYLAIVFAQASPTATYVFIFLGETFLSMNWAIVADILLYVVVPTRRATAEAFQIVLSHLLGDAGSPYLIGLVSDSLKQTDSYLWQFRSLQRSLLTCTFVAVGGGAFFLATALFIEKDRQRAANYTPSDDEPIVVPKSGRSTRVPVSSVLI is encoded by the exons ATGGTCCTGGCTCCTGTCTTTGGTTACCTGGGTGACCGGTACAACAGGAAGGTGATCATGAGTGTGGGCATCGGCTTCTGGTCCGTGGTGACGCTTGCCAGCTCCTACATGCCCAGAGAA TATTTCTGGCTCCTGTTGTTGACGCGTGGCCTCGTGGGGGTTGGGGAGGCCAGTTATTCCACTATCGCCCCAACCATCATCgctgacctgtacgtcaaggagAGGAGGACGCAGATGCTCTCTGTCTTCTATTTCGCCATTCCAGTGGGCAG TGGTCTGGGCTACATCGTGGGGTCAAAGGTTGATGACATGGCAGGGGACTGGCATTGGGCCCTGCGG GTGACTCCTGCGTTAGGACTGGTAGCGGTGGTGTTGCTTCTGTTTGTGGTGAAAGAGCCGAAGAGGGGTGCTATCGAGGCCCGACCGGAGCACACCCTCCAAAGGACCAGCTGGCTGGGTGACATGAAGGCCCTTTGCAGAAA cCCCAGCTTTGTGTTGTCTACGTTTGGCTTCACAGCAGTGGCCTTTGTGACTGGCTCCTTGGCACTCTGGGCCCCGGCCTTCCTCTTCAGAGCTGCTGTCTTCACCGGAGAAAGGCCCCCCTGCATTAAGGGGCCCTGCGACACCTCCGACAG CCTGTACTTTGGCATCATCACAGTTGTGTCGGGGATCCTGGGTGTGGCCAGTGGTGCAGAGGTCAGTAGGAGGCTGAGGTTGAGGACCCCAAAGGCTGACCCCCTGGTGTGTGCTCTAGGACTCCTGCTCTCAGCGCCCTTCCTCTACCTCGCCATCGTCTTCGCTCAGGCCAGCCCCACTGCCACCTAC GTGTTTATCTTCCTGGGCGAGACCTTCCTGTCTATGAACTGGGCCATCGTAGCGGACATCCTGCTA TACGTGGTGGTCCCCACGCGTCGCGCCACAGCTGAGGCCTTCCAGATCGTTCTCTCTCACCTGCTAGGAGATGCTGGGAGTCCTTATCTCATAGGCCTG GTGTCAGACTCTCTGAAGCAGACTGACTCGTACCTGTGGCAGTTCCGCTCCCTGCAGCGCTCCCTCCTCACGTGCACTTTTGTGGCAGTGGGGGGCGGGGCTTTCTTCCTGGCCACCGCCCTCTTCATCGAGAAGGACCGTCAACGTGCTGCAAACTACACACCCTCAG ATGATGAACCAATTGTTGTACCGAAGAGCGGCAGGTCCACGAGGGTGCCAGTGTCCAGCGTTTTGATTTGA